The Bacillus vallismortis genome window below encodes:
- a CDS encoding zinc-dependent alcohol dehydrogenase translates to MKAVTYQGIKNVVVKDVPDPKIEKSDDMIIKVTSTAICGSDLHLIHGLIPNLQEDYVIGHEPMGIVEEVGPGVTKVQKGDRVIIPFTIACGECFFCKHQLESQCDQSNDNGEMGAYFGYSGDTGGYPGGQAEYLRVPFANFTHFKIPETCEEPDEKLSVISDAMTTGFWSVDNAGVKDGDTVIVLGCGPVGLFAQKFCWLKGAKRVIAVDYVNYRLQHAKRTNQVEIVNFEDHENTGSYLKEITKGGADVVIDAVGMDGKMSDLEFLASGLKLHGGTMSALVIASQAVRKGGTIQITGVYGGRYNGFPLGDIMQRNINIRSGQAPVIHYMPYMFELVSTGKIDPGDVVSHVLPLSEAKHGYDIFDTKMDDCIKVVLKP, encoded by the coding sequence ATGAAGGCCGTAACGTATCAAGGCATTAAAAATGTTGTTGTCAAAGATGTGCCAGATCCAAAGATTGAAAAATCCGATGACATGATTATAAAAGTTACCAGTACAGCCATTTGCGGATCGGATTTGCATTTAATCCATGGATTGATTCCTAACCTGCAAGAAGACTATGTCATCGGCCATGAACCGATGGGAATCGTTGAAGAAGTTGGGCCGGGAGTGACAAAGGTGCAAAAAGGCGATCGCGTCATTATCCCTTTTACGATCGCCTGCGGTGAATGCTTTTTTTGTAAACACCAGCTGGAAAGTCAGTGTGATCAATCTAATGACAACGGAGAAATGGGCGCCTATTTCGGCTATTCAGGGGATACTGGCGGTTATCCAGGCGGGCAGGCAGAATATTTAAGAGTGCCATTTGCGAATTTTACCCATTTTAAAATTCCTGAAACCTGTGAGGAGCCCGATGAGAAGTTAAGCGTGATATCCGATGCCATGACCACCGGTTTCTGGAGTGTAGACAATGCCGGTGTAAAAGACGGCGATACAGTTATTGTTCTCGGCTGCGGGCCAGTCGGCCTTTTTGCTCAAAAGTTTTGTTGGTTAAAGGGCGCAAAGCGTGTCATAGCGGTTGACTATGTAAACTACCGCTTACAGCATGCCAAACGAACAAATCAAGTAGAAATCGTTAATTTTGAAGACCATGAAAATACAGGGAGTTACTTGAAAGAAATCACCAAAGGCGGAGCGGATGTTGTGATTGACGCTGTTGGGATGGATGGGAAAATGAGCGACCTCGAGTTCCTTGCCAGCGGATTAAAACTTCATGGCGGAACGATGAGTGCATTGGTCATTGCTTCCCAAGCCGTTCGCAAAGGCGGAACCATCCAAATTACAGGTGTGTATGGAGGAAGATATAACGGTTTTCCGTTAGGTGATATCATGCAGCGAAACATCAATATACGCTCTGGACAAGCTCCGGTGATCCACTATATGCCATACATGTTTGAATTAGTGTCAACGGGCAAAATTGATCCGGGAGATGTTGTAAGCCATGTTCTGCCGCTTAGTGAAGCTAAGCATGGTTATGACATTTTTGATACAAAAATGGATGACTGTATAAAAGTAGTGTTAAAGCCTTAA
- the levD gene encoding PTS fructose transporter subunit IIA, with amino-acid sequence MISVIISGHGDFPIALKESSGMIFGEENNLIAVPFFKGEGVQTLQEKYHQALKDIPEENEVLFLVDIFGGTPYNAAASFIAEDQRMDMAAGVNLPILLEVLSLREHLTLKDLLNNLKAMSQQSFQVCSEHLEKVKTANQETREDEL; translated from the coding sequence ATGATTTCAGTTATTATCAGTGGTCATGGAGATTTTCCCATAGCATTAAAAGAGTCTTCAGGGATGATATTCGGTGAAGAAAATAACCTGATTGCAGTGCCGTTTTTTAAAGGAGAAGGAGTTCAAACACTGCAAGAAAAATATCATCAGGCGCTCAAAGACATTCCGGAAGAAAATGAAGTGCTTTTTTTAGTCGACATTTTTGGAGGAACGCCATATAACGCGGCAGCTTCTTTCATTGCTGAAGATCAAAGAATGGATATGGCAGCCGGCGTAAACTTGCCGATTCTGCTGGAGGTATTAAGCCTGAGAGAACATCTGACACTTAAAGATTTGCTGAACAACTTAAAAGCAATGAGCCAGCAAAGCTTTCAAGTGTGCAGTGAACATTTAGAAAAAGTAAAAACAGCCAATCAAGAAACAAGAGAGGATGAATTGTGA
- the levF gene encoding PTS fructose transporter subunit IIC yields the protein MSSLQIILLLIIAAITGIASVLDEGQTHRPLVACTLVGLVLGDLKTGIILGGTLELMALGWMNVGLAMAPDTAIASVISTILVITADQGIGEGIAVAVALAAAGQALTIFVRTITVFFIHRADQYAKEGNIKGIEIMHITAMVFQALRVMIPTLIVALISVSAVQAFLGNIPDVITKGLQIGGGIIVVVGYAMVINMMNIPYLKPFFYIGFLLAAFTDFNLVGFGALGLCLALLYQQMMQKHTAHGAVAAASDSGQVGVYDDDDDLDA from the coding sequence ATGTCTTCATTACAAATTATTTTGTTGTTAATCATTGCAGCAATCACCGGAATCGCAAGTGTATTGGATGAAGGGCAGACACACCGGCCGCTTGTGGCCTGCACGCTGGTTGGCTTGGTGCTCGGGGATTTAAAAACAGGCATTATTCTCGGCGGCACACTGGAGCTGATGGCGCTGGGCTGGATGAACGTCGGCCTTGCTATGGCGCCTGATACAGCGATCGCCTCTGTCATCTCAACCATTTTAGTTATTACCGCTGATCAGGGAATTGGCGAAGGGATTGCCGTAGCTGTTGCTTTGGCAGCTGCTGGTCAGGCGCTGACGATTTTTGTGCGGACGATCACTGTCTTTTTCATTCACCGCGCTGATCAATACGCAAAAGAAGGGAATATAAAAGGAATTGAAATTATGCATATTACTGCGATGGTGTTTCAAGCGCTTCGCGTCATGATACCGACTTTGATTGTCGCATTGATCAGTGTCAGCGCTGTTCAGGCGTTCTTGGGCAATATTCCGGATGTGATTACAAAAGGGCTGCAAATAGGCGGAGGCATTATCGTTGTTGTCGGATATGCCATGGTGATCAATATGATGAATATTCCATATTTAAAGCCATTTTTCTATATTGGTTTCTTATTAGCAGCGTTTACCGATTTCAACTTAGTAGGATTTGGAGCCCTCGGTCTCTGTCTGGCGCTTTTATACCAGCAGATGATGCAAAAACATACCGCGCACGGAGCGGTGGCCGCCGCATCTGACAGTGGCCAAGTCGGTGTTTATGATGACGATGATGATCTTGATGCCTAA
- the yraA gene encoding cysteine protease YraA, which yields MSKKIAVLVTDQFEDIEYTSPVKAYEEAGYSVTAIDLEAGKEVTGKHGEKVKIDKAISEVNASEFDALLIPGGFSPDLLRADDRPGEFVKAFVENEKPVFAICHGPQVLIDTDLLKGKDITGYRSIRKDLINAGANYKDAEVIVSHNIVTSRTPDDLEAFNRESLKLLK from the coding sequence ATGAGCAAAAAAATTGCAGTTCTCGTTACAGACCAATTCGAAGATATCGAATATACAAGTCCGGTAAAAGCATACGAGGAAGCTGGCTATAGTGTCACAGCTATCGATTTGGAAGCTGGCAAAGAAGTTACCGGTAAGCATGGAGAGAAAGTAAAGATCGATAAAGCAATCTCAGAAGTGAATGCAAGTGAATTTGATGCACTTTTAATTCCTGGGGGATTCTCTCCGGATTTGCTCCGTGCAGATGATCGCCCTGGTGAATTCGTGAAAGCATTCGTCGAAAATGAAAAACCGGTTTTCGCTATTTGCCACGGCCCGCAAGTACTAATTGATACGGATCTCCTGAAAGGCAAAGATATCACAGGCTACCGCAGCATCCGCAAAGATTTAATCAATGCCGGCGCAAATTACAAAGATGCAGAAGTCATCGTCAGCCACAACATTGTCACAAGCAGAACACCTGATGATTTGGAAGCATTTAACCGCGAATCATTGAAGTTGTTGAAATAA
- the adhA gene encoding formaldehyde dehydrogenase AdhA, with translation MCNQHQTRVLSVSHAKAKFEQTTIERRELQPHDVLIDIKFSGICHSDIHSAFDEWGGGIFPMVPGHEIAGVVTAVGSEVTKFAVGDRVGVGCFVDSCGECEYCLSGEEQFCTKGVVQTYNSLDYDGNPTYGGYSQKIVVTDRFVVRIPDSLEMDVASPLLCAGITTYSPLKHWNVGPGKKVAIVGVGGLGHLAIQFAHAMGAEVTVLSRSLNKKEEALELGADHYFATSDPATFTALSGRFDVILNTVSANLDVDAYLSMLRIDGTLVNVGAPAEQDTYSVFSLIMGRRSLAGSLVGGIAETQEMLDFAAEHGIAPKIEVIRADQVDEAYERILQSDVRYRFVIDISTL, from the coding sequence ATGTGTAATCAACATCAAACTCGTGTATTAAGCGTATCACATGCAAAAGCCAAATTTGAGCAAACGACGATTGAGCGAAGAGAATTACAGCCGCATGATGTCTTAATCGATATAAAATTCAGCGGCATTTGCCATTCAGACATCCATAGCGCATTTGATGAATGGGGGGGAGGCATATTCCCAATGGTGCCCGGACATGAAATTGCCGGTGTCGTAACAGCTGTTGGATCAGAAGTGACTAAGTTTGCTGTCGGGGACCGCGTTGGTGTCGGCTGTTTTGTTGACTCCTGCGGAGAATGCGAATACTGTCTCAGCGGTGAGGAACAGTTCTGCACAAAGGGCGTTGTTCAAACTTATAACTCACTAGACTACGATGGAAATCCGACGTATGGCGGGTACAGCCAAAAAATTGTTGTCACCGACAGATTTGTTGTCCGAATTCCAGACAGTTTGGAAATGGATGTTGCCAGTCCGCTATTGTGTGCAGGTATCACAACGTATTCCCCGCTGAAACACTGGAATGTTGGGCCTGGTAAAAAGGTTGCCATTGTAGGAGTTGGAGGTCTTGGACATTTGGCAATTCAATTTGCACATGCGATGGGTGCAGAGGTAACCGTCCTGAGCCGCTCTTTGAATAAAAAAGAGGAAGCTCTGGAACTTGGGGCAGATCATTACTTTGCTACAAGTGACCCAGCGACATTCACTGCATTGTCCGGGCGTTTTGACGTGATCTTAAATACAGTATCCGCGAATCTTGATGTAGACGCCTATTTATCAATGCTTCGTATTGACGGAACACTTGTAAATGTCGGAGCGCCCGCTGAGCAGGACACATACAGTGTGTTTTCCTTAATCATGGGACGCCGCAGCCTCGCAGGTTCTCTTGTCGGCGGTATTGCCGAAACTCAAGAGATGCTTGATTTCGCTGCTGAACATGGCATCGCACCTAAAATCGAAGTAATCCGCGCTGACCAAGTGGACGAAGCATACGAACGTATCCTCCAAAGTGATGTCCGTTATCGATTTGTGATTGATATTTCCACATTATAA
- a CDS encoding GH32 C-terminal domain-containing protein, protein MKKRLSQVIIMFTLLFTMAFSVEAADSSYYDEDYRPQYHFTPEANWMNDPNGMVYYAGEYHLFYQYHPYGLQWGPMHWGHAVSKDLVTWKHLPVALAPDDKGTIFSGSAVVDRNNTSGFQTGEEKPLVAVYTQDREGHQVQSIAYSNDKGRTWTKYAGNPVIPNPGKKDFRDPKVFWYEKENKWVMVLAAGDRILIYTSKNLKQWTYASEFGQGQGSHGGVWECPDLFELPVDGNPNQKKWVMQVSVGNGAVSGGSGMQYFVGDFDGTHFKNENPSNKVLWTDYGKDFYAAVSWSDIPSSDGRRLWLGWMSNWQYANDVPTSPWRSAASIPRELKLKTLTGGVRVVQTPVKELQTIRGTSKKWKNQTISTTSQNVLAGLSGDAYELHAEFQVTPRSAAEFGFKVRTGRNQFTKVGYDRKNAKLFVDRSESGNVTFNPTFNTGKQTAPLKPVNGRVKMRIFVDRSSVEVFGNDGQQVITDIILPDRSSNGLELYAANGGVKMKSLKIYPLKKVWGTSPFISNLAGWTTVNGTWADTIEGKQGRSEGDSFILSSASGSDFTYESDITIKDGNGRGAGALMFRSDKDAQNGYLANVDAKHDLVKFFKFENGAASVIAEYKTPIDVNKKYHLKTEARGDHFKIYLDDRLVIDTNDSTFSEGQFGLNVWDATAVFQNVNKGS, encoded by the coding sequence ATGAAAAAGAGACTTTCTCAAGTCATCATCATGTTCACCCTGCTATTCACTATGGCATTTTCGGTTGAGGCAGCTGATTCAAGCTACTATGATGAGGATTATCGTCCTCAATATCATTTCACGCCGGAGGCAAACTGGATGAATGATCCAAACGGGATGGTATATTATGCTGGAGAATATCACTTGTTCTATCAATACCATCCATACGGACTTCAGTGGGGACCCATGCATTGGGGGCATGCCGTGAGCAAAGATTTGGTTACGTGGAAGCACCTTCCTGTTGCGCTGGCTCCGGATGACAAAGGCACGATCTTTTCTGGAAGCGCAGTTGTAGATAGAAATAACACAAGCGGTTTTCAAACAGGCGAAGAGAAGCCGCTTGTGGCTGTTTATACACAGGACAGGGAAGGCCATCAAGTGCAAAGCATTGCTTATAGCAATGACAAAGGAAGAACGTGGACGAAATACGCTGGCAACCCTGTCATTCCGAACCCGGGAAAAAAAGATTTTCGCGATCCAAAGGTCTTTTGGTATGAAAAAGAAAACAAGTGGGTGATGGTGCTTGCGGCCGGTGACCGAATCCTCATTTATACATCAAAAAATCTGAAGCAGTGGACATATGCAAGTGAGTTTGGACAGGGACAAGGGAGCCATGGGGGAGTATGGGAGTGCCCGGATTTGTTTGAGCTTCCGGTAGACGGCAATCCGAATCAAAAAAAATGGGTGATGCAGGTCAGTGTCGGAAACGGAGCGGTTTCGGGAGGATCAGGCATGCAATATTTTGTAGGGGACTTTGATGGAACTCATTTTAAAAATGAAAATCCGTCAAACAAAGTTCTCTGGACGGATTACGGCAAAGACTTTTATGCGGCTGTATCCTGGTCCGATATTCCATCCTCAGACGGCCGGCGGCTATGGTTAGGGTGGATGAGCAATTGGCAATATGCGAATGATGTTCCTACCTCCCCATGGAGAAGTGCGGCGTCCATTCCAAGAGAGTTAAAATTGAAAACGCTTACTGGGGGAGTCAGGGTCGTCCAAACACCAGTAAAAGAGCTGCAAACCATTCGCGGAACCTCTAAAAAGTGGAAGAATCAGACCATATCGACCACAAGCCAAAATGTGTTAGCGGGCCTATCTGGAGATGCGTATGAATTACATGCAGAATTTCAAGTGACACCACGTTCAGCTGCTGAATTTGGTTTTAAAGTTCGAACAGGCAGAAATCAATTCACAAAAGTCGGCTATGATCGAAAAAATGCCAAACTGTTCGTTGACCGGAGCGAGTCGGGGAACGTCACCTTTAATCCGACCTTTAACACCGGAAAACAAACAGCTCCGCTGAAACCGGTAAATGGAAGGGTAAAGATGCGCATTTTTGTCGACCGCTCTTCAGTTGAAGTATTTGGGAATGACGGACAGCAGGTCATAACCGATATCATTCTCCCGGATCGATCAAGCAACGGTCTTGAATTATATGCGGCGAATGGCGGTGTAAAGATGAAATCTTTAAAGATATACCCTTTAAAAAAGGTATGGGGAACATCACCTTTCATCTCTAATTTGGCTGGCTGGACGACTGTAAATGGCACGTGGGCCGACACAATTGAAGGAAAACAAGGAAGATCGGAGGGTGATTCCTTTATTTTGTCTTCAGCATCCGGATCTGACTTCACCTATGAATCTGATATCACTATTAAGGATGGAAACGGAAGGGGGGCAGGAGCGCTTATGTTTCGCTCTGACAAAGATGCCCAAAACGGTTATCTTGCCAATGTGGATGCGAAACATGACTTAGTGAAATTCTTTAAATTTGAGAACGGTGCTGCTTCTGTCATTGCCGAATACAAAACACCGATAGACGTAAATAAAAAGTATCATCTGAAAACTGAGGCTCGGGGTGATCACTTCAAAATCTATTTAGATGATCGTCTTGTAATTGATACGAATGATTCTACATTCTCCGAAGGTCAATTCGGCTTAAATGTGTGGGATGCAACTGCTGTCTTTCAGAATGTAAATAAGGGATCTTAA
- the levE gene encoding PTS fructose transporter subunit IIB, producing MNIVLARIDDRFIHGQILTRWIKVHAADRIIVVSDDIAQDDMRKALILSVAPSNVKASAVSVSKMAKAFHSPRYEGVTAMLLFENPSDIVSLIEAGVPIKTVNVGGMRFENHRRQITKSVSVTEQDIKAFETLSDLGVTVELRQLPSDASEDFVQILRNVTK from the coding sequence ATGAACATTGTGTTAGCAAGAATTGATGACCGCTTTATTCACGGCCAAATCCTGACAAGGTGGATTAAAGTCCATGCGGCAGACCGAATTATCGTTGTCTCCGATGATATTGCACAGGACGACATGAGAAAAGCGCTGATCCTTTCTGTTGCGCCTTCAAATGTAAAAGCGAGTGCCGTTTCGGTTTCAAAAATGGCAAAAGCGTTTCATAGTCCGCGTTATGAAGGGGTAACGGCAATGCTCTTGTTTGAAAATCCGTCCGATATTGTATCTCTTATAGAAGCAGGCGTACCGATCAAAACAGTAAACGTTGGAGGAATGCGTTTTGAAAATCACCGCAGGCAAATCACAAAATCAGTCAGCGTCACAGAGCAAGATATAAAGGCGTTTGAAACATTAAGTGATCTGGGCGTGACAGTGGAATTGAGGCAGCTGCCTTCAGATGCCAGCGAGGACTTTGTCCAGATTTTACGGAACGTAACAAAATAA
- a CDS encoding HPr family phosphocarrier protein yields the protein MIEKQYTIIASTGFARAATLLVRAACKFRSHIFLLYEEKSVDLKNPPKSLIDVMSLGITSGTHIQIRAEGIDEEQALQTIEDRLGRSGFTKS from the coding sequence ATGATTGAAAAACAGTATACGATTATTGCAAGTACAGGTTTTGCCCGTGCAGCAACTTTGTTGGTTCGTGCAGCCTGCAAATTTCGCTCTCATATATTTCTTTTATATGAGGAGAAATCCGTTGATCTCAAAAATCCGCCCAAGTCCCTTATTGATGTGATGTCATTAGGCATTACATCTGGTACCCACATTCAAATCAGAGCTGAAGGGATTGATGAAGAACAGGCTTTGCAGACGATAGAAGACCGGCTGGGAAGAAGCGGGTTCACGAAGAGTTAA
- the adhR gene encoding aldehyde stress transcriptional regulator AdhR: protein MNIAQVAKQFGLTAATLRYYERVGLIPPVKRKESGIRDYDEEDIKWIEFIKCMRNAGLSIEALIEYTSLFTEGDRTVEARKNILADERQRLIEKRKEIDETIKRLDTKIEDYDGKLRENEAKLKNRPKTEDK from the coding sequence ATGAATATTGCGCAGGTGGCAAAGCAGTTCGGCCTCACAGCGGCGACACTCAGATACTACGAACGTGTCGGATTAATCCCGCCGGTAAAACGAAAAGAAAGCGGCATTCGCGATTATGATGAAGAAGATATCAAATGGATTGAATTCATTAAATGCATGCGAAATGCGGGTCTATCGATTGAAGCGTTAATAGAATATACATCGTTATTTACTGAAGGAGATCGTACGGTAGAAGCCCGCAAAAATATCCTGGCTGATGAAAGACAGCGGCTCATAGAGAAGCGGAAAGAAATTGATGAAACAATCAAAAGATTAGATACAAAAATTGAAGATTATGATGGGAAATTACGTGAAAATGAGGCTAAGCTTAAAAACAGGCCTAAAACGGAAGATAAGTGA
- a CDS encoding spore coat protein: protein MNPIIEYLTGMNVLTDQIIAMDLLIAAKNGVRNYAMAATEAGTPEVKEILTRHLEEALDMHEQISSYMMEKGWYHPWNTDEQVKLNLKNIETAIQLPTL from the coding sequence ATGAATCCTATCATTGAATATCTCACCGGCATGAACGTCTTAACAGACCAAATCATTGCCATGGACTTATTGATTGCAGCAAAAAACGGAGTCAGAAATTATGCGATGGCCGCAACTGAAGCTGGGACGCCTGAAGTGAAAGAGATCCTTACCAGGCATTTGGAAGAAGCTCTCGATATGCACGAACAAATCTCAAGCTATATGATGGAAAAGGGCTGGTACCATCCTTGGAACACAGACGAACAAGTCAAGCTGAATTTAAAAAATATCGAAACTGCGATTCAGTTGCCAACCCTTTAA
- the levG gene encoding PTS fructose transporter subunit IID — translation MEKEKRLTKKEIFSMFIRSNFLLGSFNFERVQAMGYCYVMIPAIKKLYGPGAKRNEALQRHLEWFNTHPWLTAPIFGVTAAMEEEMANNKGIDGKAISGMKIGLMGPIAGVGDPIFWGTIRPVLAALGASLALGGNIAGPLLFFFLLNAIRLSTKYYGLKYGYVKGMEILQDLAGNRIQKLTEGASILGLFVMGALVSKWTTINIPIVVSRIKDESGKVDVQTVQNVLDSIMPGALPLGLTLLVAWMLRKGVNPLLIICGIFIIGILGYWAGFLA, via the coding sequence ATGGAGAAAGAAAAGCGATTAACGAAAAAAGAAATTTTCAGCATGTTTATTCGTTCAAACTTTTTGCTCGGCTCCTTTAACTTCGAACGTGTGCAGGCCATGGGTTATTGCTATGTCATGATACCGGCGATCAAAAAATTATACGGTCCCGGCGCGAAAAGAAACGAAGCCTTGCAGCGGCATTTGGAATGGTTTAATACACATCCGTGGCTGACAGCGCCTATATTTGGCGTGACGGCAGCCATGGAAGAAGAAATGGCGAACAATAAAGGAATTGATGGAAAAGCGATCAGCGGAATGAAAATCGGTTTGATGGGCCCGATAGCGGGTGTAGGCGACCCGATTTTCTGGGGAACGATTCGCCCGGTCTTAGCTGCGTTAGGGGCATCCCTTGCTTTAGGAGGAAACATTGCCGGCCCTTTGCTATTCTTTTTCTTGCTGAACGCCATAAGATTAAGCACAAAATATTACGGATTAAAGTATGGCTATGTGAAAGGAATGGAGATTCTGCAGGATTTAGCGGGGAATCGCATTCAAAAGCTGACAGAGGGCGCTTCGATTCTCGGATTATTTGTAATGGGAGCTCTCGTTTCCAAATGGACCACCATCAACATTCCCATCGTTGTGTCCAGGATTAAGGATGAAAGCGGAAAAGTGGATGTTCAAACCGTACAAAATGTGTTAGACAGCATCATGCCGGGGGCGCTGCCTCTAGGGTTAACGTTATTGGTGGCATGGATGCTGCGGAAAGGGGTGAATCCTCTTCTCATTATATGCGGCATCTTTATCATCGGAATTCTTGGGTATTGGGCTGGATTCTTAGCATAA